Proteins from one Salmonella bongori NCTC 12419 genomic window:
- a CDS encoding TIGR00645 family protein: protein MERFLENVMYASRWLLAPVYFGLSLALIALALKFFQEILHVLPNVFAMAEADLILVLLSLVDMTLVGGLLVMVMFSGYENFVSQLDISAGKEKLNWLGKMDATSLKNKVAASIVAISSIHLLRVFMDAKNVPDNKLMWYVIIHLTFVLSAFVMGYLDRLTRHNH from the coding sequence ATGGAACGCTTTCTTGAAAACGTAATGTATGCCTCTCGCTGGCTGCTTGCCCCGGTGTATTTTGGCCTCTCTTTAGCGCTGATCGCTTTGGCGTTAAAGTTTTTCCAGGAAATTTTACACGTTTTGCCGAATGTTTTTGCCATGGCGGAAGCCGATCTGATCCTTGTGCTGCTGTCGTTGGTCGATATGACGCTGGTCGGTGGGTTACTGGTGATGGTCATGTTTTCTGGCTATGAGAATTTTGTCTCTCAGTTAGATATTTCCGCGGGTAAGGAAAAATTGAACTGGCTGGGAAAAATGGATGCGACATCGCTAAAAAATAAGGTAGCGGCCTCGATAGTGGCGATCTCTTCCATTCATCTGTTACGCGTGTTCATGGATGCGAAAAATGTCCCGGATAACAAATTGATGTGGTACGTCATTATCCACCTGACCTTTGTACTGTCGGCGTTCGTGATGGGGTATCTTGACAGATTGACGCGACATAACCATTGA
- a CDS encoding ESA_00282 family adhesion-associated protein: MNSVFYSVITLLLLTGAVLFLMWEVNKKRPAREMVNLKQTEPMTREEGEDHFAVLMNSITPIWYWRVNHEYIDFLHATIKRMTMTELNETPGLFDAQRRCSDLNSAVYKYYDNIKKRCLNGEKVPYSDLDVLNLRQCFREFSLEAYPALVGLVWPEYQRPLVKPDEI; this comes from the coding sequence ATGAACAGTGTTTTTTATTCTGTTATTACATTGCTATTGCTTACCGGTGCGGTACTCTTTTTGATGTGGGAAGTTAATAAAAAACGTCCAGCCAGAGAAATGGTTAATTTAAAGCAAACTGAGCCGATGACCAGAGAAGAGGGGGAAGATCATTTTGCGGTGTTAATGAATTCAATAACACCGATATGGTACTGGCGTGTTAACCATGAATATATCGATTTTCTTCATGCAACGATAAAGCGAATGACGATGACGGAATTGAACGAAACGCCTGGATTATTTGACGCTCAGCGGCGTTGCAGCGATCTTAACTCTGCGGTCTATAAGTATTACGACAATATTAAGAAGCGTTGTCTGAACGGTGAGAAAGTGCCATATTCAGACTTAGATGTGCTTAATTTGCGTCAGTGTTTCCGGGAGTTTAGTCTTGAAGCCTACCCGGCGCTGGTGGGGTTGGTGTGGCCAGAATACCAGCGTCCCCTGGTTAAACCCGATGAGATTTAA